A genomic segment from [Flavobacterium] thermophilum encodes:
- a CDS encoding Phosphate transport regulator (distant homolog of PhoU) encodes MIFSPKKDVFFDMLFTISENVKEAAQYFVEYKIRGVSDLKEFARVMKEYERKGDSFIHELVVQLNKTFITPIEREDIHQLAMKMDDVLDGFEQCSARFEMFSFTDIDEHMVKFFDYIYQSTIEIVHALELLSHKKLLDMRQHAIKIKDYETKCDEILRASIKNLFVTQKDPIKLIQYKELYEMLEEIADSCEDVANTLETIIMRNA; translated from the coding sequence ATGATCTTTTCCCCAAAAAAGGACGTTTTCTTCGACATGTTGTTTACGATTTCGGAAAATGTCAAGGAAGCAGCCCAATACTTTGTTGAGTATAAAATCCGAGGCGTGAGCGACTTGAAAGAATTCGCCCGCGTCATGAAAGAGTATGAACGGAAAGGCGATTCGTTCATCCATGAGCTTGTCGTCCAATTGAACAAAACGTTCATTACGCCGATTGAACGGGAGGACATCCATCAGCTGGCGATGAAAATGGATGATGTGCTTGATGGGTTTGAACAATGCTCCGCCCGGTTTGAAATGTTCTCATTCACGGACATTGACGAACATATGGTGAAGTTCTTCGACTATATTTACCAAAGCACGATCGAAATCGTTCATGCGCTCGAACTGCTGTCGCACAAAAAGTTGCTTGACATGCGCCAGCACGCCATTAAAATCAAGGATTACGAAACGAAATGCGACGAAATTTTGCGCGCGTCGATCAAAAACTTGTTTGTGACGCAAAAAGACCCGATTAAGCTCATCCAATACAAAGAGCTTTACGAAATGTTGGAAGAGATTGCTGACAGCTGTGAAGATGTCGCGAATACGCTCGAGACGATCATTATGCGCAACGCGTAA
- the bioY_1 gene encoding Biotin ECF transporter S component BioY: protein MERRTSLRPIDMTLAAMFVALMAIGANITSWVPFLVVGGVPITLQTFFCVLAGAVLGRRLGAVAMIVYMLVGLAGVPVFSKLSGGLSMIFQPTFGFILSFIVAAYATGWVINRGPQPASKARFVTAALVGMVINYVIGTNWMYMAYQLWAEAPKGLSYQMVWGWMLVPLPKDILLSIAAGLIAPKLCRAIGRSSSASRPAA from the coding sequence ATGGAGCGACGGACTTCGCTTCGACCGATTGACATGACGCTTGCCGCTATGTTCGTCGCCTTGATGGCGATTGGCGCGAACATTACGTCATGGGTGCCGTTTCTTGTCGTCGGCGGCGTGCCAATCACGCTGCAAACGTTTTTCTGCGTCCTGGCCGGAGCGGTGTTAGGGCGACGGCTCGGTGCGGTGGCGATGATTGTGTACATGCTCGTCGGCCTCGCCGGCGTGCCGGTGTTTTCCAAACTTAGCGGCGGATTGTCGATGATTTTCCAACCGACATTTGGCTTCATTCTTTCGTTTATCGTTGCCGCTTATGCGACCGGATGGGTCATCAACCGCGGCCCGCAGCCGGCGTCAAAAGCTCGTTTCGTCACCGCCGCACTCGTTGGCATGGTCATCAACTATGTCATCGGCACGAACTGGATGTATATGGCTTATCAATTATGGGCCGAAGCGCCAAAAGGATTGTCGTACCAAATGGTATGGGGCTGGATGCTGGTTCCGCTGCCAAAAGACATTTTGCTATCGATCGCAGCCGGCTTGATCGCCCCAAAGCTTTGCCGGGCGATCGGACGCTCCTCTTCCGCGAGCCGTCCGGCGGCATAA
- the pepA gene encoding Cytosol aminopeptidase, with the protein MFTVKPLPSVETNEEALVIGLFEGGQPFAGLAGEYDARLGGQLSGLWKEGDISAKRGSIAVIHPLLPAGAKRLYFVGLGKKEELTFARLREAFGKLFRTLKQAKRTKASVALDTFTAGDVDENEAAHALAEAYYLATYEFPGYKQNRRERDYEMKSLTVYTGADAADIEASLFVGSVYGKATNSARTLVNTPGNLLTASDLADYAVKLANRYDFDYEVLEKEDMERLGMGALLAVNQGSKQPPKLIVLKYQGKDEWEDVIALVGKGVTFDTGGYCLKPRDSMVDMKTDMAGAAAVLGAMEAIGELRPEQNVLAVIPATDNMISGEAFKPDDVITSLSGKTIEVRNTDAEGRLILADAVTYAKQHGASYIIDVATLTGGVIVALGTDKTGAMTNNEALFEQLLEASAETGEFIWRLPITEHDRERVRSSKIADLNNSPGREGHAIMGGAFIGEFAEDTPWVHLDIAGTATAKKDGDLGPAGATGVMVRTLTAFVERFE; encoded by the coding sequence ATGTTTACGGTAAAGCCATTGCCGTCTGTCGAAACGAACGAGGAAGCGTTGGTCATCGGCTTGTTTGAAGGGGGGCAGCCGTTTGCCGGCCTTGCCGGCGAGTATGACGCCCGCCTTGGCGGACAGCTGTCCGGACTGTGGAAGGAAGGCGACATTTCCGCGAAACGGGGGAGCATCGCCGTGATTCACCCGCTTTTGCCGGCCGGGGCGAAACGACTCTATTTTGTCGGGCTCGGCAAAAAAGAGGAGCTGACGTTTGCGCGGCTGCGCGAGGCGTTTGGCAAGCTGTTCCGCACGTTGAAGCAGGCGAAGCGGACGAAAGCGTCGGTCGCGCTTGACACGTTTACGGCCGGGGACGTCGACGAAAACGAAGCCGCGCATGCGCTTGCCGAAGCGTATTATTTGGCGACGTATGAGTTCCCGGGATACAAGCAAAACAGGCGAGAGCGGGACTATGAGATGAAATCGCTCACCGTTTATACGGGGGCGGACGCAGCGGACATCGAGGCGAGCTTGTTCGTCGGTTCGGTGTACGGGAAGGCGACGAACTCGGCGCGCACGCTCGTCAACACGCCGGGGAATTTGCTGACGGCGTCGGATTTGGCTGATTATGCCGTGAAGCTCGCGAACCGATACGATTTTGACTATGAAGTTTTGGAGAAAGAAGACATGGAGCGGCTCGGCATGGGAGCGCTTTTGGCCGTCAATCAAGGCTCGAAACAGCCGCCCAAACTGATCGTCTTAAAATACCAAGGAAAAGACGAGTGGGAAGACGTGATCGCCCTCGTCGGCAAAGGGGTGACGTTCGATACGGGCGGCTATTGTTTGAAGCCGCGCGACAGCATGGTCGACATGAAAACCGATATGGCCGGCGCGGCGGCGGTGCTCGGGGCGATGGAAGCGATCGGCGAACTGCGGCCGGAACAAAACGTGCTCGCCGTCATTCCGGCGACCGACAATATGATCAGCGGCGAGGCGTTCAAACCGGATGATGTCATCACATCGCTGTCAGGAAAAACGATCGAAGTCCGCAACACGGACGCTGAAGGGCGGCTCATTTTGGCCGATGCGGTGACTTATGCGAAACAGCACGGCGCCAGCTATATCATCGATGTCGCCACGCTGACAGGCGGAGTGATCGTCGCCCTTGGCACGGACAAAACAGGGGCGATGACGAACAACGAGGCGCTGTTTGAGCAGCTGCTTGAAGCGTCCGCCGAAACCGGGGAATTCATTTGGCGGCTGCCGATCACCGAACACGACCGCGAGCGGGTGCGAAGCAGCAAAATCGCCGATTTGAACAACTCCCCGGGGCGCGAAGGGCACGCCATTATGGGCGGGGCGTTTATCGGCGAATTCGCCGAAGACACCCCGTGGGTGCATTTGGACATTGCCGGCACGGCGACCGCAAAGAAAGACGGCGACCTCGGCCCGGCCGGGGCGACGGGCGTCATGGTGCGGACGCTCACCGCGTTTGTCGAACGGTTTGAATAA
- the pitA gene encoding Low-affinity inorganic phosphate transporter 1, with protein sequence MDMILVLTIFIVVFALAFDFINGFHDTANAIATSVSTRALTPRQAIILAATMNFIGALTFTGVAKTITKDIVDPFALENGPLIILAALTSAIAWNLITWYYGIPSSSSHAIIGSVAGAAISAAGVGILNYGGFLKILQSLILSPFLALGVGFIIMNIFRFIFKNANLYSTTRGFRMFQIVTAAFQAYTHGTNDAQKAMGIITMALIAGGYHATTDIPEWVRISAALAMGLGTAVGGWKIIKTVGGKIMKIRPINGAAADLSSALVILSATMFHLPVSTTHVISSAIMGVGAAQRVKGVKWGVARRIVLTWIITLPVSALIAGFVYQILRLFF encoded by the coding sequence ATGGATATGATTTTAGTCTTGACGATATTCATTGTGGTTTTCGCGTTGGCGTTTGACTTTATTAACGGGTTTCACGATACCGCGAACGCCATTGCGACGTCGGTGTCGACGAGAGCGCTCACGCCGCGCCAAGCCATTATTTTGGCTGCAACGATGAACTTTATCGGCGCGCTCACCTTCACCGGTGTCGCCAAAACGATTACGAAAGACATTGTCGACCCGTTTGCCCTAGAAAATGGGCCGCTCATTATTTTAGCAGCGTTGACATCAGCCATTGCCTGGAATTTGATCACGTGGTATTACGGCATCCCGAGCAGCTCTTCGCACGCGATCATCGGTTCGGTCGCCGGAGCGGCGATTTCCGCGGCTGGGGTTGGGATTTTGAATTATGGCGGGTTTTTGAAAATTTTACAATCACTCATTCTTTCCCCTTTTTTGGCGTTAGGGGTCGGCTTTATCATTATGAACATTTTTCGTTTTATCTTTAAAAACGCCAACTTATACAGCACGACGAGGGGCTTTCGGATGTTTCAAATTGTGACCGCGGCGTTTCAGGCGTATACGCACGGAACAAACGACGCTCAAAAAGCGATGGGGATCATTACGATGGCGTTAATCGCCGGCGGATACCACGCGACGACCGACATTCCTGAATGGGTGCGCATTTCTGCCGCCTTGGCCATGGGGTTGGGAACGGCCGTTGGTGGGTGGAAGATCATTAAAACGGTCGGCGGGAAAATTATGAAAATCCGCCCGATCAACGGGGCGGCGGCCGATTTGTCGTCCGCGCTCGTCATTCTTTCAGCGACGATGTTCCACTTGCCGGTCAGCACGACGCACGTCATTTCCTCGGCCATCATGGGGGTCGGCGCCGCCCAACGGGTGAAAGGCGTCAAATGGGGCGTCGCTCGCCGCATTGTGCTGACATGGATCATCACCTTGCCAGTGTCAGCGTTGATTGCGGGGTTTGTGTACCAGATCCTTCGTTTATTCTTCTAA